From a region of the Candidatus Pelagibacter sp. FZCC0015 genome:
- a CDS encoding FtsB family cell division protein, translating into MLRLIKRNYFLLISVFLIFYFGFNLVSGERGLFSYIEKKELLSNLKKEELTLTNKIEDMDHKNSLLSTNLDLDYIETLIRERFLFGKKNETIYIIKKDEK; encoded by the coding sequence ATGCTTCGATTAATAAAAAGAAATTATTTTTTATTAATATCTGTTTTTCTTATTTTTTATTTTGGTTTTAATTTAGTGTCTGGAGAAAGAGGCCTTTTTTCATATATAGAAAAGAAGGAACTTTTGTCTAACTTGAAAAAAGAAGAATTAACCCTAACTAATAAAATAGAAGATATGGATCATAAAAATTCACTTCTAAGTACTAATTTGGATCTTGATTATATTGAGACTTTAATTAGAGAACGATTTTTATTTGGTAAAAAAAATGAGACAATTTATATAATTAAAAAAGATGAAAAGTAG
- the eno gene encoding phosphopyruvate hydratase gives MSKILKVKARQVFDSRGNPTVEAEVYIKNNSASAICPSGASTGTFEAFEKRDKNNKRYLGKSVLSAVNLVNTKISKKLKGQSIHNQERIDALLINLDGTRQKTNLGANAMLAVSMAVKKLSAKAKKLPLYKTFSQKNNFQLPYPLMNIINGGAHANNGLRIQEFMIRPDRAKSFSEAMRICFVVIKNLSKLIKDKGLSTSVGDEGGFAPMISSNNQALDLIVSAIKKSGFINGKDVSICLDVAANELYKKKKYSIHSKSYISVDKSIKEYQKIIKKYKIKSIEDPFAENDWLAWNKLMKSIKKVQIVGDDLYVTNLERLKKGFLNISSNSILIKLNQIGTVSETLDVIKFAQTIGYKTIISHRSGDSEDTFIADLAVGTNSNQIKTGSLARSERVAKYNQLIRIEEELGKKARMNKIN, from the coding sequence GTAGAGGCAGAGGTTTATATTAAAAATAATAGCGCATCCGCTATTTGTCCCTCAGGTGCTTCCACAGGAACTTTTGAAGCCTTTGAAAAAAGAGATAAAAATAATAAACGGTATTTAGGAAAAAGTGTTTTAAGTGCAGTTAACCTGGTTAACACAAAGATTTCAAAAAAATTAAAAGGACAAAGTATCCATAATCAAGAAAGAATTGATGCTTTGTTAATTAATTTAGATGGTACAAGACAAAAAACTAACTTAGGAGCTAATGCAATGTTAGCAGTTTCAATGGCTGTTAAAAAGCTGTCTGCAAAAGCAAAAAAATTACCCTTGTATAAAACTTTTTCTCAAAAAAATAACTTTCAATTACCTTATCCATTAATGAATATTATTAATGGTGGAGCGCATGCAAATAATGGTCTTAGAATTCAAGAGTTTATGATCAGACCGGATCGAGCAAAAAGTTTTTCTGAGGCAATGCGCATTTGTTTTGTTGTTATTAAAAACTTAAGTAAATTAATTAAAGACAAAGGTTTATCAACTTCAGTAGGTGATGAAGGTGGTTTTGCGCCCATGATCAGTAGTAATAATCAAGCTTTAGATTTAATTGTGAGTGCAATTAAAAAATCAGGATTTATTAATGGTAAAGATGTTTCTATTTGTCTAGATGTGGCTGCTAATGAATTATATAAAAAGAAAAAATATTCTATTCATTCCAAAAGTTATATTTCAGTAGATAAATCCATCAAAGAATATCAAAAAATTATAAAAAAATATAAAATTAAGTCTATTGAAGATCCATTTGCTGAAAATGATTGGTTGGCATGGAATAAATTAATGAAATCAATAAAAAAAGTTCAGATCGTTGGAGATGATTTGTATGTAACAAATCTTGAAAGATTAAAGAAAGGTTTCTTAAATATTTCCTCTAATTCTATCTTAATAAAACTAAATCAAATTGGTACCGTTTCAGAAACCTTAGATGTAATTAAATTTGCTCAAACCATCGGATATAAAACAATTATATCTCACCGATCAGGTGATAGTGAGGATACGTTTATTGCTGATTTAGCAGTAGGCACTAATTCAAATCAGATTAAAACTGGATCCTTAGCTAGATCAGAAAGGGTTGCAAAATATAATCAATTAATCCGTATTGAAGAAGAACTTGGAAAAAAAGCGAGGATGAATAAGATCAATTAA